One genomic segment of Rhizobium gallicum bv. gallicum R602sp includes these proteins:
- a CDS encoding ketopantoate reductase family protein yields the protein MPFRTICIYGAGALGGAMAVKLAAGLGTGATISVVARGAHLDAMRKNGLDLFEAGSETPINARITATDDPSALPPQDLIVTGLKGHQLGPAAEGIANLLKDRTRVVMILNGIPWWYFHRDRQSPHAELQLEDLDPGGRLWRLIGPQRVIGCVAYQGAEVINPGQVKLSNDGRFILGEPCGEPSADLDAIAALFSRAGLSITATQRIRDEIWNKLTGNAAFNPISALTRALMTDIMANPALAETVGKVMTEVRTVGRALGARFDSTIEERLEQSRHVGAVRTSMLQDLLAGKPLEIVPLTGMIITLGRLVSVPTPVSETVFALVSQLDRENQR from the coding sequence ATGCCTTTCAGGACTATCTGTATCTATGGCGCCGGCGCGCTTGGCGGTGCCATGGCGGTGAAGCTTGCAGCCGGACTCGGCACCGGAGCAACGATCTCCGTGGTTGCGCGAGGCGCCCATCTCGATGCGATGAGGAAGAATGGCCTTGACCTCTTCGAGGCCGGCTCCGAGACGCCGATCAACGCCCGTATCACCGCAACGGATGATCCATCGGCGCTTCCGCCGCAGGATCTGATCGTTACGGGTCTTAAGGGCCATCAGCTTGGCCCGGCAGCCGAAGGCATCGCCAACCTGCTGAAGGACCGAACGCGTGTCGTCATGATCCTGAACGGCATTCCGTGGTGGTATTTTCACCGCGACAGGCAAAGCCCGCATGCCGAACTGCAGTTGGAGGACCTCGATCCGGGCGGCCGGCTCTGGCGCCTGATCGGTCCGCAACGCGTCATCGGCTGCGTTGCCTATCAGGGCGCGGAAGTGATCAATCCCGGCCAGGTGAAGCTCTCGAACGATGGCCGCTTCATCCTGGGCGAGCCGTGCGGTGAACCATCCGCCGATCTCGATGCGATCGCCGCGCTCTTCTCCCGCGCCGGCCTCAGTATTACGGCCACGCAGCGCATCCGCGACGAAATCTGGAACAAGCTTACTGGCAACGCCGCCTTCAATCCGATCAGCGCCCTGACGCGAGCCTTGATGACCGACATCATGGCCAATCCGGCGCTTGCCGAAACCGTCGGCAAGGTGATGACCGAAGTGCGCACCGTCGGCCGCGCGCTTGGCGCTCGCTTTGACAGCACCATCGAAGAGCGGCTCGAGCAATCCCGGCACGTAGGCGCAGTGCGCACCTCGATGCTGCAGGATCTTTTGGCCGGAAAGCCGCTCGAAATCGTGCCTCTCACCGGCATGATCATCACGCTGGGACGGCTCGTGTCGGTGCCGACGCCGGTCTCCGAAACGGTATTCGCGCTGGTCTCGCAGCTCGATCGGGAGAACCAGCGGTAG
- the ftsZ gene encoding cell division protein FtsZ encodes MTDAKSGISGLRPRITVIGVGGGGGNAINNMISENLEGVDFIAANTDAQVLATSKASRRIQLGAHVTEGLGAGSLPEVGRAAAEESIDEIMDHLAGSHMCFVTAGMGGGTGTGAAPVIAHAARSAGILTVGVVTKPFTFEGNRRLRTADIGIEALRQAADTVIVIPNQNLFRIADAKTTFADAFMTADRVLFAGVGCITDLIVKEGLINLDFADVKSVMRGMGRAMMGTGESSGDERALKAAEAAIANPLLDDISMKGAKGVLISISGGSDMTLFEVDEAASRIRDEVQDDADIVVGAIFDRNLDGKFRVSVVATGLDAELSASAPDAVAQRIHTRTLQ; translated from the coding sequence ATGACGGACGCCAAGAGCGGGATTTCGGGATTGCGGCCGCGGATCACGGTGATCGGCGTTGGCGGCGGCGGCGGCAATGCCATCAACAACATGATCTCCGAAAATCTGGAAGGTGTCGACTTCATCGCCGCCAATACGGATGCTCAGGTGCTGGCAACGTCCAAGGCGTCGCGCCGCATTCAGCTCGGCGCGCACGTGACTGAGGGGCTCGGTGCCGGATCGTTGCCGGAAGTCGGCCGTGCAGCGGCCGAAGAATCGATCGACGAGATCATGGATCACCTGGCAGGTTCGCATATGTGCTTCGTCACCGCCGGCATGGGCGGTGGCACCGGCACGGGTGCTGCGCCAGTGATTGCGCATGCGGCACGCTCAGCCGGCATCCTGACGGTCGGCGTCGTCACCAAGCCCTTCACCTTCGAGGGCAACCGGCGCCTGAGGACGGCGGATATCGGCATCGAGGCGCTGCGCCAGGCGGCCGATACCGTAATCGTCATTCCGAACCAGAACCTTTTCCGCATCGCCGATGCGAAGACCACCTTCGCTGACGCCTTCATGACCGCCGACCGCGTACTCTTTGCCGGTGTCGGCTGCATCACTGACCTGATCGTCAAGGAAGGCCTGATCAATCTCGACTTCGCCGACGTCAAATCGGTGATGCGCGGCATGGGCCGGGCGATGATGGGGACCGGTGAGTCATCCGGCGACGAGCGCGCGCTGAAGGCGGCCGAAGCGGCGATCGCCAATCCCTTGCTCGACGACATCTCGATGAAGGGCGCCAAGGGCGTGCTGATCTCGATTTCCGGCGGTTCGGACATGACGCTCTTCGAAGTGGACGAGGCCGCAAGCCGCATCCGCGACGAGGTGCAGGATGACGCCGACATCGTCGTCGGCGCGATCTTCGACCGCAATCTCGACGGCAAGTTCCGCGTGTCCGTCGTCGCAACGGGCCTCGACGCTGAGCTCTCCGCATCTGCACCGGATGCCGTCGCTCAGCGGATCCATACGCGCACGCTTCAATAA
- a CDS encoding oxidoreductase, translating to MKVWFITGASRGFGALMTKEALAAGDAVVATARNPKNVTDKFGDRPNLVAVALDVTDEGQAKEAAAKAVERFGRIDVLANNAGYGLLGAVEEATAEEVERLYATNVFGLLKVTRAVLPYMRRQRSGHILNFSSIGGYFGYPGWGVYGSTKFAIEGLSESLAAELEPFGIKVTIVEPGFFRTDFLADNSLAVSPASIPDYIGTPAGNMRDFAADANHAQPGDPARLAAGIITLANAANPPLRMPFGSDTVAKIEEQNASVAKELAEWRELAVSTDFQADAAA from the coding sequence ATGAAAGTCTGGTTCATCACTGGTGCATCCCGCGGCTTCGGCGCGCTGATGACGAAGGAAGCGCTTGCAGCCGGCGATGCGGTCGTCGCCACAGCCCGCAATCCGAAGAACGTGACCGATAAGTTCGGCGACCGCCCGAACCTTGTCGCGGTCGCCCTTGACGTCACCGATGAGGGACAAGCGAAGGAAGCCGCTGCAAAAGCCGTCGAACGCTTCGGCCGCATCGACGTCCTCGCTAACAATGCCGGTTACGGCCTGCTCGGCGCCGTCGAGGAAGCAACCGCCGAGGAAGTCGAAAGGCTTTACGCCACCAATGTCTTCGGCCTCCTGAAGGTCACCCGTGCCGTCCTGCCCTATATGCGCCGCCAGCGTTCGGGACATATCTTGAACTTTTCCTCGATCGGCGGCTATTTCGGCTATCCCGGCTGGGGCGTCTATGGTTCGACCAAGTTCGCCATCGAAGGCCTGTCGGAATCCCTGGCCGCCGAACTCGAGCCCTTCGGCATCAAGGTGACGATCGTCGAGCCCGGCTTCTTCCGCACCGATTTCCTCGCCGACAACTCGCTGGCGGTCAGCCCGGCCTCGATCCCGGACTATATCGGCACGCCGGCCGGCAACATGCGCGATTTCGCAGCCGATGCAAACCATGCCCAGCCGGGCGACCCGGCAAGGCTCGCAGCCGGCATCATCACCCTTGCGAACGCGGCAAACCCGCCGCTCCGCATGCCCTTCGGCAGCGATACAGTCGCGAAGATCGAGGAGCAGAATGCGAGCGTTGCCAAAGAGCTTGCCGAATGGCGCGAACTCGCCGTCTCGACGGATTTTCAAGCAGACGCCGCCGCTTGA
- a CDS encoding LysR family transcriptional regulator, whose amino-acid sequence MRATELSELAAFAAVARHRSFRKAGEERGVTASAVSHAVLNLEDRTGVRLLNRTTRSVSLTEAGELLKSHLDSAFGEITAALDALNRFRDTPFGKVRINVPNSIAPFVIGRVIGPLLEKNPNLQLEISATDRLIDIVEQGFDGGIRFGERVTEGMIALRIKPRLRLVVVGSPAYFERRPKPVTPHDLKRHLCIQNMFPSGARYPWDFEKDGQAITFHPAGPLSLDDHELMTHAALGGVALAYVWEDRVEKMIAAGELIQVLDDWCQPEEPLYLYYPSRRHMPAGFRAVIEAMKAE is encoded by the coding sequence ATGCGCGCCACCGAGCTTTCCGAACTGGCAGCTTTTGCCGCCGTTGCCCGGCACCGGAGCTTCAGAAAGGCGGGCGAGGAGAGGGGCGTCACGGCCTCCGCCGTCAGCCATGCGGTTCTCAATCTCGAGGACAGGACCGGCGTCCGGCTTTTGAACCGCACGACGCGCAGCGTCTCGCTGACGGAGGCGGGCGAACTCCTGAAGTCGCATCTCGATTCGGCCTTTGGCGAGATCACCGCAGCGCTCGATGCGCTGAACCGGTTTCGTGACACGCCCTTCGGCAAGGTCAGGATCAACGTTCCGAATTCGATCGCGCCTTTCGTGATCGGCCGCGTGATCGGCCCGTTGCTCGAAAAGAATCCGAACCTGCAGCTCGAAATCAGTGCCACCGACCGCCTGATCGATATTGTCGAGCAAGGTTTCGATGGCGGGATAAGGTTTGGGGAGCGGGTGACGGAGGGCATGATCGCCTTGCGCATCAAGCCGCGGCTGCGCCTGGTGGTCGTCGGTTCGCCCGCCTATTTCGAGCGGCGGCCGAAGCCGGTGACACCGCACGACTTGAAGCGTCATCTCTGTATCCAGAACATGTTTCCCTCCGGCGCGCGTTACCCATGGGATTTCGAGAAGGACGGGCAGGCGATTACCTTCCACCCGGCCGGCCCGCTTTCGCTCGACGACCACGAACTGATGACCCACGCGGCCCTGGGCGGCGTGGCGCTCGCCTATGTCTGGGAAGATCGCGTGGAGAAGATGATCGCGGCCGGCGAACTCATCCAGGTGCTCGACGACTGGTGCCAACCGGAAGAGCCGCTCTACCTCTACTACCCCAGCCGGCGCCACATGCCGGCGGGGTTCAGGGCAGTGATAGAAGCGATGAAGGCGGAATAG
- a CDS encoding carboxymuconolactone decarboxylase family protein produces the protein MPFIHTPDASASEKTASMYASAETNYGYLPNMYRAFGHRPEVMENWGALLSSIRSHMSPRRYELVTLAAAKELKSSYCMLAHGSVLLREGFTNDGLAAVANETEKAPIDAVERAVMAFAAKVVRDATSVTQQDVDGLKKHQLTDAEIFDITAAAAARCFFSKMLDALGAAPDHVYAERLDPNLRKALTVGRPVTGLA, from the coding sequence ATGCCCTTCATCCACACCCCCGACGCGTCCGCCAGCGAGAAGACCGCGTCCATGTACGCGTCCGCCGAAACGAACTATGGCTATCTGCCAAACATGTACCGCGCCTTCGGGCACCGGCCCGAGGTGATGGAGAACTGGGGTGCCCTGCTTTCGAGCATCCGCAGTCATATGAGCCCCAGGCGCTACGAGCTGGTGACGCTGGCGGCGGCCAAGGAGCTCAAGTCCTCGTATTGCATGCTAGCGCACGGTTCCGTGCTGTTGCGCGAGGGCTTCACCAATGACGGGCTGGCGGCCGTGGCGAACGAGACGGAAAAGGCGCCGATCGATGCCGTCGAGCGCGCCGTCATGGCCTTTGCCGCCAAAGTGGTGCGCGACGCGACCTCGGTGACGCAGCAGGATGTCGACGGGTTGAAAAAGCACCAGCTCACCGATGCCGAGATCTTCGACATCACCGCGGCGGCGGCAGCCCGCTGCTTCTTCTCGAAGATGCTGGATGCACTGGGTGCGGCACCGGACCATGTCTATGCCGAACGGCTCGACCCCAATCTCCGCAAGGCACTCACCGTCGGCCGCCCGGTCACGGGGCTCGCCTGA
- a CDS encoding phosphoketolase family protein encodes MEQHASNTVPSTLSGADLALLDRYWRAANYLSVGQIYLLDNPLLREPLKPEHIKPRLLGHWGTTPGLNFIYVHLNRMIRARDLDIIYMCGPGHGGPGMVANTYLEGTYSEIYPDISEDADGMQKLFRQFSFPGGIPSHAAPETPGSIHEGGELGYALVHAYGAAFDNPELTVACVVGDGEAETGPLAASWHSNKFLNPARDGAVLPILHLNGYKIANPTILARASNADLRDLFQGYGYQPFFVEGHEPADMHSKMAAAFDAVFDQIRDIQAKARSGGAGTPRWPMIVLRSPKGWTGPKEVDGKKVEGFWRAHQVPVSNCRGDDGHRKILEDWMRSYEPENLFDADGRLKDDLQALAPKGNRRMGANPHANGGLLRKELSVPNIGDYEIKIGDRGSQAVQSTEIFGQYLRDVLKLNAKNANFRIFGPDETDSNRLGSVFEATDRVWMENIEPYDVHLSRDGRVMEVLSEHLCQGWLEGYLLTGRHGLFSCYEAFIHIVDSMFNQHAKWLKVTRELAWRKPISSLNYLLTSHVWRQDHNGFSHQDPGFVDLVANKKADIVRIYLPPDANTLLWVGDHCLKTYDRVNVIVAGKQPEPQYLTMDEAIKHCKAGIGIWEWASNEDNTIAPDVIMACAGDVPTMETLAAVSLLREMIPDMKMRVVNVVDLLALQAKEQHPHGLEHGEFDRIFTKDKPVIFAYHGYPYLIHRLTYKRTNHENIHVRGFIEEGTTTTPFDMTVLNELDRFHLAIEAIERVPGLKEKVPDVLDRLHLKLAEHHAYVREYGEDMPEVRNWKWPAS; translated from the coding sequence ATGGAACAGCACGCCTCGAACACCGTCCCTTCCACGCTTTCCGGCGCCGATCTCGCTTTGCTCGACCGCTACTGGCGGGCGGCCAACTATCTCTCCGTCGGCCAGATCTACCTCTTGGATAACCCGCTTTTGCGCGAACCGCTGAAGCCCGAGCATATCAAGCCGCGCCTGCTCGGCCACTGGGGCACGACGCCGGGACTGAACTTCATCTATGTCCACCTCAACCGGATGATCCGTGCCCGTGACCTCGACATCATCTATATGTGCGGACCCGGCCATGGCGGGCCGGGCATGGTTGCCAACACCTATCTCGAAGGCACCTATAGCGAAATCTATCCGGATATTTCCGAGGATGCGGACGGCATGCAAAAGCTCTTCCGCCAGTTTTCCTTTCCCGGCGGTATTCCAAGCCATGCAGCACCCGAAACGCCCGGCTCGATTCATGAAGGCGGCGAGCTCGGCTACGCCCTCGTCCATGCCTATGGCGCCGCCTTCGACAATCCGGAGCTGACCGTCGCCTGTGTCGTCGGCGACGGCGAGGCCGAAACCGGCCCGCTTGCCGCCAGCTGGCATTCGAACAAGTTCCTGAACCCTGCCCGCGACGGCGCGGTGCTGCCGATTCTGCATCTCAACGGCTACAAGATCGCTAACCCCACGATTCTTGCCCGCGCCAGCAACGCTGATCTGCGCGATCTCTTCCAGGGATATGGCTACCAGCCCTTCTTCGTCGAGGGACACGAGCCGGCCGACATGCACAGCAAGATGGCGGCCGCCTTCGACGCAGTGTTCGACCAGATCAGGGACATCCAGGCGAAAGCGCGCTCAGGCGGCGCCGGCACGCCGCGCTGGCCGATGATCGTGCTTCGCAGCCCGAAAGGCTGGACGGGGCCCAAGGAAGTCGACGGCAAGAAGGTCGAGGGCTTCTGGCGCGCCCATCAGGTGCCGGTCTCCAACTGCCGCGGCGACGACGGCCACCGGAAGATCCTCGAAGACTGGATGCGCAGCTACGAGCCGGAAAACTTGTTCGATGCGGACGGACGCCTGAAAGACGACCTGCAGGCGCTGGCGCCCAAGGGAAACCGCCGGATGGGGGCAAACCCGCACGCCAATGGCGGCCTGTTGCGCAAGGAGCTTTCCGTCCCCAATATCGGCGATTACGAGATCAAGATCGGGGACCGTGGCAGCCAGGCGGTGCAGTCGACCGAAATTTTCGGTCAGTACCTGCGCGATGTGCTGAAACTCAATGCCAAGAACGCGAATTTCCGCATCTTCGGCCCCGACGAAACGGACTCGAACCGCCTCGGCAGCGTCTTCGAGGCGACGGACCGCGTTTGGATGGAGAACATCGAGCCCTATGACGTGCATCTTTCCCGCGACGGCCGCGTCATGGAGGTCCTGAGCGAACATCTCTGCCAGGGCTGGCTGGAGGGCTACCTTCTGACCGGACGGCACGGCCTGTTCTCGTGCTACGAAGCCTTCATCCACATCGTCGACTCGATGTTCAACCAGCACGCCAAATGGCTGAAGGTCACCCGCGAACTGGCGTGGCGAAAGCCGATATCCTCCCTCAACTACCTGCTCACCTCGCATGTCTGGCGGCAGGATCACAACGGCTTTTCCCATCAGGATCCGGGCTTCGTCGATCTCGTCGCCAACAAGAAGGCCGATATTGTCCGCATCTACCTGCCGCCGGACGCCAACACACTGCTCTGGGTCGGCGACCATTGCCTGAAGACCTACGACCGCGTCAACGTCATCGTCGCAGGAAAGCAGCCGGAGCCGCAATATCTGACGATGGATGAGGCGATCAAGCACTGCAAGGCCGGGATCGGCATCTGGGAATGGGCTAGCAACGAGGACAACACGATCGCGCCCGACGTGATCATGGCCTGCGCCGGCGACGTGCCGACGATGGAAACGCTTGCCGCCGTCAGCCTCCTTCGCGAGATGATCCCCGATATGAAAATGCGCGTCGTCAACGTCGTCGACCTTTTGGCGCTGCAGGCCAAGGAGCAGCATCCGCACGGCCTGGAGCACGGTGAATTCGACCGCATCTTCACAAAGGACAAGCCGGTGATCTTCGCCTATCACGGCTATCCCTATCTCATCCACCGGCTGACCTATAAACGCACAAACCACGAAAACATCCACGTGCGCGGCTTCATCGAGGAAGGAACGACGACGACGCCTTTCGACATGACGGTGCTGAACGAGCTCGACCGCTTCCATCTCGCCATCGAGGCCATCGAGCGCGTGCCGGGATTGAAGGAGAAGGTGCCGGACGTCCTCGACCGGCTGCATCTGAAACTCGCCGAACACCACGCCTACGTCCGGGAATATGGCGAGGACATGCCCGAGGTCAGAAACTGGAAGTGGCCGGCGTCATGA
- a CDS encoding acetate/propionate family kinase, protein MDADRVCLTFNAGSSTLKIGIFDAGTGAARPIGKGKIDFDDSALVLRYWLGDDSFERPLSGDNGDRFAEVIEGSLDHLLAQLPPGSLKLASHRVVHGGLRFREAAALDAQTICDIEAMVPLAPLHQPQALRVIRALQDLRPDILQTASFDTAFHATQDDLVRRLAIPRSLHDEGLRRYGFHGLSYKFIAGALKRQAPEAGGKVVAAHLGSGASLCALQGGISRDCSMGFSALDGIPMATRPGSLDPGALLYLMRKGTRDQSELEHFLYHACGMLGVSGISGDTRDLLKDVRPEAAQAIDLFCFRIASEIGRMSVTLGGLDAIVFTAGIGENQPEIRRRVAAHLRWMGLHLDDGRNEANITVISAPDSRIAALVIPTDEEQVIADEALAILRAG, encoded by the coding sequence ATGGATGCCGACAGAGTCTGCCTGACCTTCAATGCCGGATCATCGACGCTCAAGATCGGCATCTTCGATGCCGGCACGGGCGCCGCCCGGCCGATCGGCAAGGGAAAGATCGACTTCGACGACAGCGCGCTCGTCCTGCGCTATTGGCTGGGGGACGACAGCTTCGAGCGCCCGCTTTCGGGCGACAATGGCGATCGGTTTGCCGAGGTCATCGAAGGCTCGTTGGATCACCTGCTGGCTCAACTGCCACCCGGCTCCCTGAAGCTCGCCTCCCATCGCGTCGTCCATGGCGGCCTTCGGTTTCGTGAGGCCGCCGCGCTCGACGCGCAGACGATCTGCGACATCGAGGCGATGGTTCCGCTCGCCCCACTGCACCAGCCGCAGGCGCTTCGGGTGATCCGCGCGCTGCAGGATCTGCGACCCGACATTCTGCAGACGGCATCGTTCGACACCGCCTTCCACGCGACGCAGGACGATCTCGTCCGGCGCCTGGCGATCCCGCGATCGCTGCATGACGAGGGCTTGCGCCGCTACGGCTTCCACGGCCTGTCTTACAAATTCATCGCCGGCGCGCTCAAACGACAGGCGCCGGAGGCCGGCGGAAAGGTCGTGGCCGCTCACCTCGGCAGCGGAGCCAGCCTCTGCGCCCTGCAAGGCGGCATCAGCCGCGATTGCAGCATGGGGTTCTCGGCCCTTGACGGCATCCCGATGGCAACGCGGCCGGGGTCGCTTGATCCAGGCGCCCTCCTCTATCTCATGCGCAAGGGAACGCGCGATCAAAGCGAGCTGGAACACTTCCTCTATCATGCCTGCGGCATGCTGGGCGTCTCCGGCATCAGCGGGGATACCCGGGATCTTCTGAAGGACGTGCGGCCGGAAGCTGCCCAGGCGATCGACCTCTTCTGCTTCCGCATCGCCAGCGAGATCGGCCGCATGTCGGTGACGCTCGGCGGCCTGGACGCGATCGTCTTCACCGCCGGCATCGGCGAAAACCAGCCGGAAATCAGGCGCCGCGTCGCTGCCCATCTCCGCTGGATGGGCCTTCATCTCGACGATGGCCGGAACGAGGCCAACATAACGGTCATCAGCGCGCCGGACAGCAGGATTGCCGCGCTCGTCATCCCCACCGACGAGGAGCAGGTAATCGCCGACGAGGCGCTCGCCATTCTCCGCGCGGGGTGA
- a CDS encoding phytochelatin synthase family protein, with translation MKHGWIFGLIAGIGLSAAAVLYVVSPSKVSPDQIQASVTQAPDLINRAWMLPVAATFKSNVTWQSNGSRCGPASVANVFRSIGEEETTEAEVLDGTGKCWTGICFMGLTLDELADVAKAQTTRDVSVLRDLTSEAFREHMKRANDSGRRYIINFSREKIFGAGVGHHSPIGGYLETEDMVFVLDVNENFKPWLIERERLFSAMDTMDGDKKRGLLMIDE, from the coding sequence ATGAAGCACGGGTGGATTTTCGGTTTGATTGCTGGTATCGGCCTGTCGGCCGCAGCCGTGCTGTATGTCGTCAGCCCGTCCAAGGTTTCGCCTGATCAGATCCAGGCCTCGGTCACCCAAGCGCCGGATCTGATCAACCGCGCCTGGATGCTTCCGGTAGCCGCCACTTTCAAGTCGAACGTCACATGGCAATCGAACGGTTCGCGTTGCGGACCGGCGAGCGTGGCCAATGTGTTCCGATCGATCGGCGAGGAGGAGACGACGGAAGCCGAGGTCCTCGACGGCACGGGAAAATGCTGGACGGGCATCTGCTTCATGGGGCTCACGCTTGATGAGCTCGCCGACGTCGCAAAGGCACAGACCACAAGGGACGTTTCGGTCCTCCGCGATCTTACCAGCGAGGCGTTTCGCGAGCATATGAAGCGAGCCAACGATTCCGGCCGCCGCTACATCATCAATTTCAGCCGTGAGAAGATTTTTGGCGCCGGCGTCGGCCACCACTCGCCAATCGGCGGCTATCTCGAAACCGAGGACATGGTATTCGTTCTCGACGTGAACGAAAACTTCAAGCCGTGGCTGATCGAGCGCGAGCGCCTTTTTTCTGCGATGGACACCATGGACGGCGACAAAAAACGAGGTCTGCTGATGATCGACGAATAG
- a CDS encoding gamma-glutamylcyclotransferase: protein MRTRQIALTPEHLAQVHRTVEDPGPDPTWTYHADQDYKAIVQGLLASHPGGPDAWLFAYGSLIWKPELVHVEARRATARGWHRSFCFRIERFRGTKHKPGLMMSLDRGGQCRGVVFKLPPDDLESQLDKLVRREITVKPPNNIPRWVTVETDKGSLCAIAFVMNRQSRFYTGRLPPEEVADVLAEACGHWGSGAEYLHNTVAHLEEQGIRDRNLWRLQALVAERIRSNA from the coding sequence ATGCGAACCCGTCAAATAGCGCTCACGCCAGAGCATCTGGCTCAGGTTCATCGCACCGTGGAGGATCCTGGTCCGGACCCAACTTGGACCTATCACGCCGACCAAGACTATAAGGCCATCGTGCAGGGCCTGCTGGCCTCGCATCCTGGCGGGCCGGACGCGTGGCTCTTTGCCTACGGCTCCCTGATCTGGAAACCTGAGCTCGTCCACGTTGAGGCACGCCGCGCTACGGCCCGAGGATGGCACCGCTCCTTCTGCTTCCGGATCGAGCGGTTCCGGGGCACCAAGCACAAGCCGGGACTGATGATGTCGCTCGACCGGGGCGGCCAATGTCGGGGCGTCGTCTTCAAACTGCCCCCGGACGATCTGGAAAGCCAGTTGGACAAGCTGGTGCGGCGTGAGATCACGGTGAAGCCACCCAACAACATCCCGCGCTGGGTCACCGTCGAAACGGATAAGGGATCGCTGTGCGCCATCGCCTTCGTGATGAACCGGCAGTCGCGCTTCTACACGGGCAGACTGCCACCTGAGGAGGTTGCCGACGTGCTGGCGGAAGCTTGCGGCCACTGGGGTTCCGGCGCCGAGTATCTCCACAACACAGTAGCGCATCTCGAGGAGCAAGGCATCCGCGATCGCAACCTTTGGCGGTTGCAGGCTCTGGTTGCGGAGCGGATCAGATCCAATGCATAG
- a CDS encoding alpha/beta hydrolase, translated as MSVTTLLVILPLMAAFVYSALVGLVYFSQRALLFPGATAAPTPERARWGENVYIQTPDGEVLHGLYSQGESDKPCVLLFFGNGDLVDNYGFVARALAARGVGMLAISYRGYPGSTGSPSEEGLLTDGIAAFDWLSVRSTSKIIVLGRSLGTGVAVDTAGQRPAFGVILVSPYLSVVSVAQMHYPLFPVALLIKDPFRSDLKIAKVRQPKLFIHGRRDESIPLSSGEALYRIAPEPKQMLIYDDSGHNDIFNDSMVGDVILFIETLRRDVP; from the coding sequence GTGAGCGTCACAACACTGCTAGTGATCCTGCCGCTGATGGCGGCTTTCGTCTACTCGGCCCTTGTAGGCCTGGTGTATTTTTCCCAGCGTGCTCTCCTCTTTCCCGGCGCCACCGCCGCACCTACTCCAGAGCGTGCGCGCTGGGGCGAGAACGTATATATCCAGACGCCGGACGGAGAGGTGCTTCATGGGCTCTACAGCCAGGGCGAATCCGACAAGCCTTGCGTGCTACTCTTTTTCGGAAACGGTGACCTCGTCGACAATTACGGCTTTGTCGCGCGGGCGCTGGCCGCGCGAGGCGTTGGAATGCTGGCCATTTCCTACCGAGGCTATCCGGGATCGACGGGCTCGCCGAGCGAGGAGGGGCTGCTGACCGACGGCATCGCCGCGTTTGACTGGCTTTCGGTGCGCTCCACAAGCAAGATCATTGTGCTAGGTCGGTCGCTTGGCACCGGCGTCGCAGTGGACACGGCCGGGCAGAGGCCGGCCTTCGGAGTCATCCTGGTGTCCCCATACCTGTCGGTTGTGTCAGTGGCGCAGATGCATTATCCGCTCTTTCCGGTTGCGCTTCTTATAAAGGACCCATTCCGTTCAGACCTCAAGATCGCAAAGGTGAGACAACCGAAGCTTTTCATTCACGGTCGACGTGACGAGAGCATTCCCTTATCGTCGGGCGAGGCGTTATACCGCATCGCTCCCGAACCCAAGCAAATGCTGATCTACGACGACTCGGGTCACAACGACATTTTTAACGACAGCATGGTGGGCGACGTGATCCTCTTCATCGAGACGCTGAGAAGAGACGTCCCCTAG
- a CDS encoding SRPBCC family protein: MTKRTLRTLAAAIAAMGLLVESAAALEVASSATVAGKPDVVWQKIGDFCAIQTWHPAISKCAQSEEGGSTYRTLTTSDGGTVKEKLVEHTDTSYTYEIIDSPLPVENYRATISVSAEGDRTRVDWKSSFDAKGKSDSEAKDVISGIYKAGLDKIAEMSGN; the protein is encoded by the coding sequence ATGACAAAAAGAACTCTAAGAACCCTGGCGGCCGCTATTGCAGCAATGGGCCTTCTGGTCGAATCGGCCGCCGCGCTGGAGGTCGCCAGTTCCGCCACCGTGGCGGGCAAACCGGACGTGGTCTGGCAAAAGATCGGCGACTTCTGCGCCATTCAGACTTGGCATCCCGCCATATCGAAGTGCGCGCAGAGCGAGGAAGGTGGTTCGACCTATCGCACGCTCACGACCTCCGACGGCGGCACAGTCAAGGAGAAACTCGTCGAGCACACGGATACCAGCTACACCTATGAGATCATCGATTCACCGCTCCCCGTTGAGAACTATCGCGCCACGATCAGCGTCTCGGCAGAAGGAGATCGGACCAGGGTGGACTGGAAAAGCAGCTTTGACGCAAAGGGTAAATCGGATAGCGAGGCAAAGGACGTCATCAGCGGCATTTACAAAGCCGGTCTCGACAAGATCGCCGAAATGAGCGGAAACTGA